One segment of Methylotuvimicrobium sp. KM2 DNA contains the following:
- a CDS encoding divergent polysaccharide deacetylase family protein, whose protein sequence is MKPRHFIGLLIFGMSGFFIVWHPVAAELNERSRIAIIIDDMGNSLGIGAAAIGLPGNLTYSFLPFALHSRRLALLASRHGKEIMLHAPMQALSDKPMGSGGLTVSLDRNEVVRRFSAQLAAVPGISGVNNHMGSALTRDPIMMGWLMEVLARKPDALYFIDSVTTDHSVAKKVADAHRVPALSRDVFLDHEDSKIRIREQFELLVSIAKRRGYAVAIGHPRVNTLKVLREKLSDLDRIGVELVPVSALLAQYPSPRVFPVKQRKLPVQIAEQKAMEPLKTRQHKPIRIRAIPLKPSVQTANDKIQVREFDLF, encoded by the coding sequence ATGAAACCCCGGCATTTCATTGGTTTATTAATCTTTGGGATGTCGGGGTTTTTTATTGTCTGGCATCCGGTCGCAGCAGAGTTAAATGAACGTTCGCGCATCGCCATCATAATCGACGACATGGGTAATAGTCTCGGAATCGGTGCTGCCGCAATTGGATTGCCGGGTAATCTCACATATTCGTTTTTGCCGTTTGCTTTGCATTCCAGGCGGTTGGCGTTACTTGCATCGCGTCACGGTAAGGAAATTATGTTACATGCGCCGATGCAGGCGCTAAGCGACAAGCCTATGGGGTCGGGCGGGCTAACCGTCTCGTTGGATCGCAATGAGGTTGTGCGCCGATTTTCTGCGCAATTGGCGGCTGTTCCGGGTATTTCGGGTGTCAATAATCACATGGGCAGCGCCCTGACGCGTGATCCGATAATGATGGGCTGGCTAATGGAGGTCTTAGCGAGGAAGCCCGATGCTTTGTATTTTATCGACAGTGTGACGACCGATCATTCGGTAGCCAAAAAGGTTGCGGATGCGCATCGAGTCCCTGCTTTGAGTCGGGATGTTTTTTTGGATCATGAGGATTCGAAAATTAGGATCCGCGAACAATTCGAGTTGCTTGTTTCGATCGCAAAACGGCGTGGTTATGCCGTGGCGATTGGGCATCCGAGAGTGAATACGTTAAAGGTTTTACGGGAAAAATTGTCGGATTTGGATCGAATCGGAGTCGAATTAGTACCGGTTTCGGCACTATTAGCTCAATACCCCAGTCCTCGGGTATTTCCGGTTAAACAGCGCAAATTGCCTGTTCAAATAGCCGAGCAAAAAGCGATGGAACCCTTGAAAACAAGGCAACATAAGCCGATACGGATTAGAGCAATACCTTTAAAGCCAAGCGTTCAAACAGCAAATGACAAAATACAGGTCCGGGAATTTGATCTATTCTAA
- a CDS encoding response regulator, with the protein MSFQKPVWSQLPKLAAKLAAFDQAPVANLWVDASGAIGYANERFLQTFGYGDDELNGISLDRLIPSLDVDQWREEWWPLIGKDRYLPVFPLSWRHSRGIRMEYTASVSQVEVSGLSFAAFHLWPKSLQQSNSAKLAQSDVLSVLQCLGESVCLLDDLGVIRFANPALCKLVGGSEADLIDVPLLEIVSPAKSHLTRVWDVLRKKKSETECEFENLVGNSLHVRMTSVPLQANEQGLASYLVSFVDITEQIKVARQLEAQNASYERLASNVPGFIYKFRMTPEGVFSFPYASRGCKEIFGVEPAAVANDATPIVHTIHPDDLPGFQSSVLDSAIHLSPWNFEARQMTANGEWKWFHAASRPHLQDNGDIIWEGLVMDVTARKRSEEELAKAKLAAEVSAKAKAEFLANMSHEIRTPLNAIIGLNRLVLKSELNEVQRDYLHKVQLSSENLLGIINNILDFSKIESGKLDVEHVEFNLDAVLENIGSMLEPVAAEKHLDLLIDRGLGVPLCMIGDSLRLIQVLTNLCSNAIKFTEQGEVVISVKTEGDDQLRFSVKDTGIGLSEKQKSRIFDSFTQADSSTTRHFGGTGLGLTISKHLVEMMGGELGVDSAEGAGSEFYFTLPLNVVPDSKPVDHIPAELEGWHVLLICENETACGIFETMLRDLRFNVTLCSLGKMKLQDILREHQDSEQSALELVLLDWKMSDADKADILKALETSAFGKKTPIIINVSSLEAESIKKVSGQFPNITLMNKPSTPSCLMDAILNACGKEALIENLKNRHETANALFYETAVRGIRVLIVEDNEINQEVVRKTLESAGVVVDIVNNGLEAVNRLRQTADEPSYNAVLMDLQMPEMDGYEATTILRKDSRFDKLPIIAMTAHTIESDRQQCLATGMQDHIGKPIDPEQLFSKLARWTVLSGDHESPVLPENQAPTMKSSQCLPGLASLETVNVQSALRLLQDDESLLIKLLLKFADEQGSAADSIAGMLAEEKPENAADKAHLIKGVAGNLHILKVFETAAQLESELRQSDASMVAEALSNFAYEMNRFVEEMDGWRQLSDTPGLVEESRNCSEMTTGGVNETVALCERLIDFLEANNWQAEDCLEELERRMSGGYAQELAIIKNYLMDLDFAVAADCVKELRDRLRTSV; encoded by the coding sequence ATGTCTTTCCAAAAACCGGTTTGGAGTCAGCTGCCTAAATTGGCCGCTAAATTAGCCGCCTTTGACCAAGCGCCCGTCGCTAATTTATGGGTCGACGCATCAGGTGCTATCGGCTATGCCAATGAACGTTTTTTACAGACTTTCGGTTACGGTGATGACGAATTAAACGGTATATCATTGGATCGTTTAATTCCGTCGCTCGATGTCGATCAATGGCGGGAAGAGTGGTGGCCGCTTATCGGGAAGGATCGCTATCTTCCGGTTTTTCCTTTGTCTTGGCGACACAGCAGAGGGATTCGCATGGAATATACCGCGTCGGTGTCCCAAGTCGAGGTTTCCGGTTTGAGTTTTGCGGCATTTCATTTATGGCCCAAATCCTTACAGCAAAGCAATAGCGCTAAATTAGCTCAAAGCGATGTGTTAAGTGTTTTGCAATGTTTGGGTGAAAGTGTTTGCTTGCTGGATGATTTGGGTGTGATTCGTTTTGCTAATCCGGCGTTATGTAAGTTGGTCGGCGGTTCTGAAGCGGATCTGATTGATGTTCCTCTTCTTGAAATCGTATCGCCGGCAAAGTCGCATTTAACCAGGGTTTGGGATGTGTTACGGAAAAAAAAGTCCGAAACCGAATGCGAATTTGAAAATCTAGTCGGAAATTCGCTGCATGTGCGTATGACATCGGTACCCTTGCAAGCGAATGAGCAAGGTTTAGCTAGTTATTTGGTCAGTTTTGTCGACATTACCGAACAAATTAAAGTAGCTCGTCAGTTGGAGGCTCAAAATGCCAGCTACGAGCGCTTGGCATCCAATGTACCCGGGTTCATTTATAAATTTCGGATGACGCCGGAGGGCGTTTTTTCGTTTCCTTATGCAAGCCGAGGTTGTAAAGAAATATTCGGCGTCGAGCCGGCCGCTGTCGCAAATGACGCCACTCCTATTGTACATACGATACATCCGGACGATCTGCCCGGATTTCAAAGTAGCGTTTTGGATTCCGCGATTCATTTATCCCCTTGGAATTTCGAAGCACGCCAGATGACGGCTAACGGCGAATGGAAATGGTTTCATGCCGCTTCCAGACCGCATTTACAGGATAACGGAGATATTATCTGGGAAGGCTTGGTCATGGATGTGACTGCCCGCAAGCGATCCGAGGAAGAATTGGCCAAGGCAAAACTAGCTGCAGAAGTTTCTGCAAAAGCGAAGGCCGAATTTTTGGCGAATATGAGCCATGAAATCCGGACGCCGCTCAATGCGATCATCGGTCTGAATCGCCTGGTGCTTAAGTCGGAACTGAATGAAGTGCAACGGGATTATTTGCACAAAGTTCAGCTATCTTCGGAAAATCTGCTCGGCATTATCAATAATATTTTGGACTTTTCCAAAATCGAATCGGGTAAGCTCGATGTCGAGCATGTCGAATTCAATTTGGATGCGGTATTGGAAAATATCGGCTCGATGCTAGAGCCGGTCGCGGCTGAGAAACATTTGGATTTATTAATCGATCGCGGCCTGGGCGTGCCATTATGCATGATCGGCGATTCGTTGCGCTTGATTCAAGTGCTGACCAATTTGTGCAGCAATGCCATAAAGTTTACCGAACAAGGCGAAGTCGTCATTTCGGTCAAAACCGAAGGAGACGATCAATTGCGCTTTAGCGTCAAGGATACCGGAATCGGCTTATCCGAAAAGCAAAAAAGCCGGATTTTCGATTCGTTCACACAAGCCGATAGTTCGACAACACGCCATTTCGGCGGAACCGGTTTAGGTCTGACGATCAGTAAACACTTGGTCGAAATGATGGGGGGAGAGCTCGGTGTCGACAGCGCCGAAGGCGCCGGAAGCGAGTTTTATTTTACACTGCCGCTGAATGTCGTTCCCGATAGTAAGCCCGTTGATCATATTCCGGCCGAATTGGAAGGTTGGCATGTATTGTTGATTTGCGAAAATGAAACAGCCTGCGGGATATTCGAAACGATGCTGCGCGATCTGCGTTTTAATGTGACCCTGTGTTCTCTCGGAAAAATGAAATTACAGGACATATTGCGGGAACATCAAGATTCCGAGCAGTCCGCGCTGGAATTGGTTTTGCTGGATTGGAAAATGAGTGACGCCGATAAGGCGGATATTCTTAAAGCTTTGGAAACGAGTGCGTTCGGAAAAAAGACACCGATCATCATCAATGTTTCGTCGCTCGAAGCCGAGAGTATCAAGAAGGTATCGGGACAATTCCCCAATATTACGCTGATGAATAAACCGAGCACGCCGTCTTGTCTGATGGATGCGATCTTAAATGCTTGCGGAAAGGAAGCATTGATTGAAAACCTTAAAAACCGCCATGAGACGGCAAACGCACTATTTTACGAAACAGCGGTACGAGGGATTCGAGTATTGATTGTCGAGGACAACGAAATCAATCAGGAGGTTGTGCGCAAAACGTTGGAAAGTGCCGGTGTTGTCGTTGATATTGTCAACAATGGATTGGAAGCGGTAAACCGACTTCGGCAAACTGCCGACGAGCCGAGTTATAATGCCGTGCTGATGGATTTGCAGATGCCGGAGATGGACGGTTATGAAGCGACGACGATTCTCCGCAAGGATTCGCGTTTCGATAAATTGCCCATTATAGCGATGACGGCGCATACCATCGAATCGGACCGGCAACAATGTTTGGCGACCGGTATGCAAGATCATATCGGTAAGCCGATCGATCCTGAACAGTTATTTTCGAAACTGGCCCGATGGACAGTATTGAGCGGGGATCACGAGTCCCCCGTATTGCCTGAAAACCAGGCCCCGACAATGAAGTCGAGTCAATGCTTGCCTGGGCTGGCATCTCTTGAGACCGTTAATGTCCAATCGGCCTTGCGTTTATTGCAGGACGACGAGTCTCTATTAATCAAACTCTTGCTTAAATTCGCAGACGAACAAGGTAGCGCAGCGGATTCGATCGCGGGCATGTTAGCCGAAGAAAAACCGGAAAATGCAGCCGATAAAGCGCATCTTATTAAAGGCGTTGCCGGCAATCTCCATATTTTGAAGGTCTTCGAGACCGCGGCTCAATTAGAATCCGAGCTGCGGCAGTCGGACGCGTCAATGGTTGCTGAAGCACTCTCTAATTTTGCTTACGAAATGAATCGATTTGTCGAGGAAATGGACGGTTGGCGACAGCTAAGCGATACTCCAGGTCTCGTAGAAGAGTCGCGGAATTGTTCGGAAATGACAACCGGGGGCGTCAATGAAACCGTGGCATTGTGCGAGCGTTTGATCGATTTTCTGGAAGCG